One window from the genome of Candidatus Didemnitutus sp. encodes:
- a CDS encoding TRAM domain-containing protein, producing MKKTLLTIRICFLVLCVLGSWLLCYTIPEWDRYRGLAMTVGGLIGVLVVLVDVLLKGFSLRGLSAITFGLAIGALIAWLLGTSPLLKRADEQMIYLSQLALFVICTYLGAVVALRGKDEFNLVIPYVRFVPHEVDVPLVVVDTSALIDGRIARICETQFLGAALVIPSFVLTELQHVADSTDPVKQARGRRGLEVLNELRRIKHLDIRIHQSDVTRRQDLEAKLVFLAQSMRAKLLTTDYNLAKMAQFHGVAWLNLHALDKALRPEIVIGESVEVELSKPGKDEGQAVGYLSDGSMIVVNNGRAYLGKRVTAEITGVLPTSGGKMIFANLLGEAEAG from the coding sequence ATGAAAAAGACGCTGCTCACGATTCGGATCTGTTTTCTCGTGCTGTGCGTGCTCGGGTCGTGGCTGTTGTGCTACACGATTCCCGAGTGGGATCGCTATCGCGGGCTCGCGATGACGGTGGGCGGATTGATCGGCGTGCTCGTGGTGTTGGTCGACGTGTTGCTGAAGGGATTTTCGTTGCGCGGGCTGTCGGCGATCACGTTCGGGCTGGCGATCGGCGCGCTCATCGCGTGGCTGCTCGGCACTTCGCCGCTGCTGAAACGGGCGGACGAACAGATGATCTACCTGAGCCAGCTCGCGCTCTTCGTCATTTGCACCTACCTCGGTGCCGTCGTCGCGCTGCGCGGCAAGGATGAGTTCAATCTCGTGATTCCCTATGTGCGCTTCGTGCCGCACGAGGTCGACGTGCCGCTCGTCGTGGTGGACACGAGCGCGTTGATCGACGGGCGCATCGCGCGGATCTGCGAGACGCAGTTCCTCGGCGCGGCGCTCGTGATTCCGTCGTTCGTGCTCACGGAGCTGCAGCACGTCGCCGATTCGACCGATCCCGTGAAGCAGGCCCGCGGCCGGCGCGGCCTCGAAGTGCTCAACGAGCTGCGGCGCATCAAGCACCTCGACATCCGCATCCACCAGAGTGACGTCACGCGCCGGCAGGATTTGGAGGCGAAGCTGGTGTTCCTCGCGCAGTCGATGCGCGCGAAGCTTCTCACGACGGACTATAATCTCGCGAAGATGGCGCAGTTTCACGGCGTGGCGTGGCTGAATCTCCACGCTCTCGACAAGGCGCTGCGACCGGAAATCGTCATCGGCGAGAGCGTCGAGGTCGAACTCAGCAAGCCGGGCAAGGACGAAGGACAGGCGGTCGGCTATCTGAGCGACGGCTCGATGATCGTCGTGAACAACGGCCGCGCCTACCTCGGCAAACGTGTCACGGCGGAGATCACCGGCGTGCTCCCGACGAGCGGCGGCAAGATGATCTTCGCCAATCTGCTGGGCGAAGCCGAGGCGGGCTGA
- a CDS encoding EVE domain-containing protein: MTTQYWLVKQEPEDYSWADFVRDGATAWTGVRNYAARNHLKAMRTGDEVFYYHSGDDKCIVGLAKVKRAAFPDPTADSPDEGWVAVELVPVKPLPSPVTLAQVKADAALKDIALVRISRLSVQPVKPAEFARLLKLAGAK; encoded by the coding sequence ATGACAACGCAATACTGGCTCGTGAAACAGGAACCCGAGGACTACTCGTGGGCCGACTTCGTCCGCGACGGCGCGACCGCCTGGACCGGCGTCCGCAACTACGCCGCGCGCAATCACCTCAAGGCCATGCGCACCGGCGACGAGGTGTTCTACTATCACAGCGGCGACGACAAATGCATCGTCGGCCTCGCGAAGGTGAAGCGCGCCGCGTTCCCCGATCCGACCGCGGACTCGCCCGATGAAGGCTGGGTCGCTGTCGAACTCGTCCCGGTGAAGCCGCTCCCCTCGCCCGTCACGCTCGCGCAGGTGAAAGCCGACGCCGCGCTCAAGGACATCGCGCTCGTCCGCATCAGCCGCCTTTCCGTGCAACCGGTCAAACCCGCCGAATTCGCCCGCCTCCTCAAACTCGCCGGCGCGAAATAG